In Myxococcus stipitatus, the following are encoded in one genomic region:
- a CDS encoding RtcB family protein: MQPKLNRLLRALAREGLEVTYDGRLYSVRLQADANAPPAEVLLPPDLPVEGKAFQQLAHLAALKHPSGGEVLRVRATPDFHPGDSGVAIGSVLHTRGLVVPGAVGTDINCGMRLHVADLSVDDFLSQRDAFVERMKGHYFFGTRDVAMSSRASSALFRDGIPGWLLETLDAPLGCARDADLRQLDEEVARIHLGGVLRGNPDWAPDALTREGVVRDAGLATIGGGNHFVEVQRVEAVEDRARAWAWGVREGQLAFMIHSGSRDVGKHVGVAWRERTRKAWPRGAPFPDSGILPLADEPLVSQYLEAEATAANYAFLNRLLLAELLRQTLRELFGDVEAPLVYDVPHNLTLPYEDGWLARKGACPAGAEQPVIIPGSMGATSFLMVGCGDARALESASHGAGRARSRFSLARAGADQSEAALGLTGVDCISLREERRVEEAPAAYKPIRPVVDSQVEAGIVREVARLSPLLTFKA, from the coding sequence ATGCAGCCGAAACTGAATCGGCTCCTGCGGGCGCTTGCCCGCGAGGGGCTCGAGGTGACCTATGACGGTCGCCTCTACTCCGTGCGCCTCCAGGCCGACGCGAACGCGCCGCCCGCCGAGGTGCTTCTTCCCCCGGACCTGCCCGTCGAGGGCAAGGCCTTCCAACAACTCGCCCACCTCGCGGCCTTGAAGCACCCCAGCGGCGGCGAAGTCCTCCGCGTGCGAGCCACTCCCGACTTCCACCCCGGTGACTCCGGTGTGGCCATCGGCTCGGTGCTCCACACGCGAGGGCTCGTCGTCCCTGGCGCCGTGGGCACCGACATCAACTGCGGCATGCGCCTGCACGTCGCCGACCTGTCCGTCGACGACTTCCTGTCCCAGCGCGATGCCTTCGTCGAGCGCATGAAGGGCCACTACTTCTTCGGAACGCGCGACGTGGCGATGTCCTCGCGTGCTTCCTCGGCCCTGTTTCGCGATGGCATTCCGGGGTGGCTCCTGGAGACGCTGGATGCTCCGCTGGGATGCGCGCGCGACGCGGACCTGCGGCAGCTCGACGAGGAGGTGGCACGCATCCATCTGGGGGGTGTGCTCCGAGGCAACCCGGACTGGGCCCCCGATGCACTCACCCGCGAAGGCGTGGTGCGTGACGCGGGCCTGGCGACCATCGGCGGAGGCAATCACTTCGTCGAGGTGCAGCGCGTGGAGGCCGTGGAGGACCGTGCACGGGCCTGGGCGTGGGGTGTTCGCGAGGGGCAGCTTGCCTTCATGATTCACTCCGGCAGCCGCGACGTGGGTAAACACGTGGGCGTGGCGTGGAGGGAGCGGACCCGGAAGGCCTGGCCTCGCGGGGCGCCCTTTCCCGACAGCGGCATCCTTCCCCTGGCGGACGAGCCCCTCGTCTCCCAGTACCTGGAAGCGGAGGCCACCGCCGCCAACTACGCGTTCCTCAACCGGCTGCTGCTCGCGGAGCTGCTGCGCCAGACGCTGCGCGAGCTGTTCGGCGACGTGGAGGCGCCCCTCGTCTACGACGTGCCCCACAACCTCACCCTCCCGTATGAGGACGGCTGGCTGGCTCGCAAGGGCGCATGCCCGGCGGGAGCCGAACAGCCCGTCATCATCCCTGGCTCCATGGGCGCCACGTCCTTCCTCATGGTTGGGTGTGGCGATGCGCGGGCGCTCGAGTCCGCGTCCCATGGCGCGGGCCGGGCGCGCTCCCGGTTCTCGTTGGCTCGCGCCGGAGCGGACCAGAGCGAGGCCGCGCTGGGACTGACGGGGGTGGACTGCATCTCCCTGCGCGAGGAGCGCCGCGTGGAGGAGGCCCCCGCGGCCTACAAACCCATCCGTCCGGTGGTGGACTCGCAGGTCGAGGCCGGCATCGTTCGCGAAGTGGCCCGGTTGAGCCCGCTGCTCACGTTCAAGGCCTGA
- a CDS encoding SDR family oxidoreductase, whose product MDLELSGKVVLVTGSSDGLGAAVARRLVREGARVALCARGAERLEATAAALRAEGGDVLAMQADVSKAYELEHFVDAAHARWGRVDALVNNAGSAAARPFASVTDAEWESDLQLKLFAAVRAARHALPHLSASGSGAIVNVLSIRAKEPGAQSTPSSVTRAAGMALMKALSKELGPRNIRVNAVLVGMIESGQWEKRAQQAGKPLESIQAELARNAGVPLGRIGKAEEFADVVAFLLSPRAGYISGTAINVDGGLSGAV is encoded by the coding sequence ATGGACTTGGAGTTGAGTGGCAAGGTGGTGTTGGTGACGGGCAGCTCGGACGGGCTGGGGGCGGCCGTGGCCCGGCGGCTCGTTCGAGAAGGGGCTCGCGTCGCCCTCTGTGCCCGAGGCGCGGAGCGGCTGGAGGCGACCGCGGCGGCGCTGCGGGCCGAGGGTGGAGACGTGCTCGCGATGCAGGCGGACGTGTCCAAGGCCTACGAGCTGGAGCACTTCGTGGACGCCGCACATGCGCGATGGGGCAGGGTGGACGCGCTCGTGAACAACGCGGGCTCGGCGGCGGCGCGGCCCTTCGCCTCGGTGACGGACGCGGAGTGGGAATCGGACCTCCAACTCAAGCTGTTCGCGGCGGTGCGCGCGGCGCGACATGCGTTGCCTCACTTGAGCGCGTCCGGGAGCGGGGCCATCGTCAACGTGTTGTCGATTCGGGCGAAGGAGCCGGGGGCCCAGTCCACGCCGTCCTCGGTGACTCGCGCGGCGGGCATGGCGCTCATGAAGGCGCTGTCCAAGGAGCTCGGGCCGCGCAACATCCGGGTGAATGCGGTGCTCGTGGGCATGATTGAAAGTGGCCAGTGGGAGAAGCGGGCGCAGCAGGCCGGCAAGCCCCTGGAGTCGATTCAAGCCGAGCTGGCGCGCAACGCGGGTGTCCCCCTGGGCCGCATCGGCAAGGCGGAGGAGTTCGCGGACGTGGTGGCCTTCCTGCTGTCGCCTCGGGCGGGCTACATCAGCGGCACGGCCATCAACGTCGATGGCGGGTTGTCCGGAGCGGTGTAA
- the add gene encoding adenosine deaminase: MPTIRDDEIPNATGIPSGARRTDLVPPPTLAVTEELLHALPKTDLHCHLDGSMRLKTILELAEQQKVKLLADTEDGLAKAIHMGEVCKSLEEYLVAFDVTLSVLQTADALYRAAYELAVDAAAENVRWLEVRYSPALHLQKGLKMTTVIDSVLEGLRVAKRETGIKCGVIVCGIRHINPQTSMRLAELAVAYKNRGVIGFDLAGAEASFPAKDHKDAFQLILKNNVNCTAHAGEAYGPESISQAIHNLGSHRIGHGTRLREDGDLLNYVNDHRIPLEVCPTSNVQTGAVSSLAAHPLKFYFDYGLRVTINTDNRLITDTTVTKELWIAHKELGLSLDDLTTIIVSGFKSAFLPFREKQDVLHMVNEEISRTLAAFDKKRHVSVMQPG, from the coding sequence ATGCCCACGATTCGCGACGACGAGATTCCCAACGCCACCGGTATCCCCTCCGGGGCCCGGCGGACGGACCTGGTTCCGCCTCCCACGCTGGCGGTGACCGAAGAGCTGCTCCACGCCCTTCCCAAGACGGACCTGCACTGCCACCTCGATGGCTCCATGCGGTTGAAGACGATTCTCGAACTCGCCGAGCAGCAGAAGGTCAAGCTGCTCGCCGACACCGAGGACGGCCTGGCCAAGGCCATCCACATGGGCGAGGTCTGCAAGAGCCTGGAGGAGTATCTCGTCGCGTTCGATGTGACGCTCTCCGTGCTCCAGACGGCGGATGCCCTCTACCGCGCGGCCTATGAGCTGGCGGTGGACGCGGCGGCGGAGAACGTGCGCTGGCTGGAGGTGCGCTACTCGCCCGCGCTGCACCTGCAGAAGGGCCTGAAGATGACGACGGTCATCGACTCGGTGCTCGAGGGCCTGCGGGTGGCCAAGCGCGAGACGGGCATCAAGTGCGGCGTCATCGTCTGCGGCATCCGCCACATCAATCCGCAGACGTCCATGCGGCTGGCGGAGCTGGCGGTGGCGTACAAGAACCGGGGCGTCATCGGCTTCGACCTCGCGGGCGCCGAGGCCAGCTTCCCCGCGAAGGACCACAAGGACGCCTTCCAGCTCATCCTCAAGAACAACGTCAACTGCACCGCCCACGCGGGCGAGGCGTACGGCCCCGAGTCCATCTCCCAGGCCATCCACAACCTGGGCTCGCACCGCATCGGCCACGGCACGCGGCTGCGCGAGGACGGGGACCTGCTCAACTACGTCAACGACCACCGCATCCCGCTGGAGGTCTGCCCCACGTCCAACGTGCAGACGGGCGCGGTGTCGAGCCTCGCGGCGCACCCGCTGAAGTTCTACTTCGACTACGGCCTGCGGGTGACCATCAACACCGACAACCGCCTCATCACCGACACCACGGTGACGAAGGAACTCTGGATTGCGCACAAGGAGCTCGGCCTGTCGCTGGATGACCTGACCACCATCATCGTCTCCGGCTTCAAGAGCGCCTTCCTCCCGTTCCGCGAGAAGCAGGACGTGCTGCACATGGTGAACGAGGAGATCTCCAGGACGCTGGCGGCCTTCGACAAGAAGCGGCACGTGTCGGTGATGCAGCCCGGGTGA
- a CDS encoding PQQ-binding-like beta-propeller repeat protein, whose protein sequence is MVLGFDPATGKDVARVALPDPLTTAVAEVHGELLLVPTQGRQGRLVALKRPTWERTFSLRTDTALRSQPVVQGEQLFVLGQDGRVLSWKLRPPEKP, encoded by the coding sequence ATGGTGCTCGGATTCGACCCGGCCACCGGGAAGGACGTGGCCCGGGTGGCCCTGCCCGACCCGCTCACCACGGCGGTGGCGGAAGTCCACGGTGAGCTGCTGCTGGTCCCCACCCAAGGCCGGCAGGGGCGGCTGGTCGCGCTGAAGCGGCCCACGTGGGAGCGCACCTTCTCACTGCGCACGGACACCGCGCTGCGCTCCCAGCCCGTGGTCCAGGGGGAGCAACTGTTCGTGCTCGGCCAGGACGGGCGCGTCCTCTCGTGGAAGCTGCGCCCACCCGAAAAGCCCTGA
- a CDS encoding ATP-dependent helicase yields the protein MNAHESALLEDLNPPQREAVLHIGGPLLVLSGAGSGKTRVITRRVAYLVKVHEVFPWRILAVTFTNKAAREMRERLVQLLGRQANDLVVSTFHSAAAMILRREAEHVGLTRSFVIYDDGDQLNVVKRAMREAGLEQSMQPRDILSRIDQEKNAARLPEDMEVEPGDERGMLVRKVYHAYQERLRAANAVDFGDLLLLLVSLFRKRPDVLENYRRRFHHVLVDEFQDTNPVQYALLKQLAPPPSANLVVVGDDDQSIYRWRGADVDNILNFPREYPGAKVVKLEQNYRSDRNILDAAYEVIRKNTRRMDKKLWSDRPAGQTLQLMLNRDERMEAQEVARQILALQREGFIKFSSMAVFYRVNAQSRVLEEGLRLARVPYTLVSGRSFYDRAEVRDASAYLRLMVNPRSDADLLRIINTPARGIGDTTVERVTDHANTQAKSLYEVLAEPERIPALNTTAVKRLRTFHGLLKSLHDFAQGTTDAASAVDEMLRETKLVETLVAEGSDESNTRAENLREFLGAAQEFDLNRAAAAVAAASQPREEVPPEVDAAPLSADTPPLQAFLEQISLVGDADAEVGEGRVALMTLHAAKGLEFDAVFLTGLEDGVFPHSRALKGEDPDNGEEMAEERRLCYVGFTRARKRLYVSLAQCRSLFGELRYNPPSRFLRDVPPALFGISEQDVPEPPRPVAAVPPRKRSWDEDDGPRIDRSYSQASDMDAVSGDVRGMRVRHEQFGVGRIVATDGTGPNAKVTVEFGGAVGLKRVIARFLMPG from the coding sequence GTGAACGCCCACGAATCCGCCCTCCTCGAAGACCTGAATCCCCCCCAGCGTGAGGCCGTGCTGCACATCGGCGGCCCGCTGCTCGTCCTGTCGGGCGCCGGCAGTGGCAAGACGCGCGTCATCACCCGCCGGGTGGCGTACCTGGTGAAGGTCCATGAGGTCTTCCCGTGGCGCATCCTCGCCGTGACGTTCACCAACAAGGCCGCGCGGGAGATGCGCGAGCGCCTGGTGCAATTGCTGGGGCGCCAGGCGAATGACCTGGTGGTGAGCACGTTCCACTCGGCGGCGGCCATGATTCTGCGCCGGGAGGCGGAGCACGTGGGGCTTACCCGTTCGTTCGTCATCTACGACGACGGGGACCAGCTCAACGTGGTGAAGCGGGCCATGCGGGAGGCGGGGCTGGAGCAGTCCATGCAGCCTCGCGACATCCTGAGCCGAATTGACCAGGAGAAGAACGCGGCGCGGCTGCCCGAGGACATGGAGGTGGAGCCCGGCGACGAGCGCGGCATGCTGGTGCGCAAGGTGTACCACGCGTACCAGGAGCGCCTGCGCGCGGCCAATGCCGTGGACTTCGGCGACCTGCTGCTCCTCTTGGTGTCGTTGTTCCGCAAGCGCCCGGACGTGTTGGAGAACTACCGGCGCCGCTTCCATCACGTGCTGGTGGACGAGTTCCAGGACACCAACCCCGTGCAGTACGCGCTCCTGAAGCAGCTGGCCCCGCCGCCGTCAGCGAACCTGGTGGTGGTGGGCGACGATGACCAGTCCATCTACCGCTGGCGCGGCGCGGACGTGGACAACATCCTCAACTTCCCTCGCGAGTACCCTGGCGCGAAGGTGGTCAAGCTCGAGCAGAACTACCGCTCGGACCGCAACATCCTGGACGCAGCCTACGAGGTCATCCGGAAGAACACGCGCCGGATGGACAAGAAGCTGTGGTCCGACCGGCCCGCGGGCCAGACGCTGCAGTTGATGCTCAACCGCGATGAGCGGATGGAAGCGCAGGAGGTGGCGCGGCAGATTCTCGCGCTCCAGCGCGAGGGCTTCATCAAGTTCTCCAGCATGGCGGTCTTCTACCGGGTCAACGCGCAGAGCCGCGTGCTGGAAGAGGGGCTGCGGCTGGCGCGTGTCCCCTATACGCTGGTGAGCGGACGCAGCTTCTACGACCGCGCGGAGGTGCGCGACGCCTCCGCGTACCTGCGGTTGATGGTGAACCCGCGCTCGGACGCGGACCTGTTGCGCATCATCAACACGCCGGCGCGTGGGATTGGCGACACCACGGTGGAGCGGGTGACGGACCACGCCAACACCCAGGCGAAGAGCCTGTATGAGGTCCTCGCCGAGCCCGAGCGTATCCCCGCGCTGAACACCACCGCGGTGAAGCGGCTGCGCACGTTCCACGGACTGCTGAAGTCGCTGCACGACTTCGCCCAAGGCACGACGGACGCGGCCAGTGCCGTGGACGAGATGCTTCGCGAGACGAAGCTCGTCGAGACGCTGGTGGCGGAAGGTAGCGACGAGTCGAACACCCGCGCGGAGAACCTGCGCGAGTTCCTGGGTGCGGCGCAGGAGTTCGACTTGAACCGCGCGGCGGCGGCGGTGGCTGCGGCGTCCCAGCCTCGTGAGGAGGTTCCTCCGGAGGTGGACGCCGCCCCGTTGTCGGCGGACACCCCGCCGCTCCAAGCCTTCCTCGAGCAAATCTCCCTGGTGGGCGACGCGGACGCGGAGGTGGGGGAGGGGCGCGTGGCGTTGATGACCCTCCACGCCGCCAAGGGCCTGGAGTTCGACGCGGTGTTCCTCACGGGGTTGGAGGACGGGGTCTTCCCGCACTCGCGAGCGCTCAAGGGCGAGGACCCAGACAACGGCGAGGAGATGGCCGAGGAGCGGCGCCTCTGCTACGTGGGCTTCACGCGCGCGCGCAAGCGGCTCTACGTGAGCCTGGCGCAGTGCCGCTCGCTGTTCGGTGAGCTGCGCTACAACCCGCCCAGCCGCTTCCTGCGAGACGTGCCCCCCGCGTTGTTCGGCATCAGCGAGCAGGATGTGCCAGAGCCGCCTCGCCCCGTGGCGGCGGTGCCTCCGCGCAAGCGGTCCTGGGACGAGGACGATGGCCCCCGCATCGACCGCTCCTACTCGCAGGCGTCGGACATGGATGCGGTGAGCGGCGACGTGCGCGGCATGCGCGTGCGGCACGAGCAGTTCGGCGTGGGCCGCATCGTCGCCACGGATGGGACGGGACCCAACGCGAAGGTGACGGTGGAGTTCGGCGGCGCCGTGGGACTCAAGCGCGTCATCGCGCGTTTCCTGATGCCAGGGTAG
- a CDS encoding PaaI family thioesterase: MSDSSSGPPARPSLAALERYAELFNQSLTLRHFGAQLSFPEGRKVVVTIPELRPEHRGGVGSALAVNGGILAALFDLAIGTSGALVDPTRRCATVQLSMSFERPVTGDRLRVEAEVDSQGLTLLFASARVYDAQDRVCGRCQGVVRLSNLPWASGESPATN, translated from the coding sequence ATGTCCGACTCCTCCTCCGGTCCTCCCGCGCGGCCTTCGCTGGCCGCCCTGGAACGCTACGCCGAGCTCTTCAACCAGAGCCTCACGCTGCGTCACTTCGGCGCCCAGCTGTCCTTTCCGGAGGGCCGCAAGGTCGTCGTCACCATCCCCGAGCTTCGGCCGGAGCACCGCGGTGGCGTGGGCAGCGCACTGGCCGTCAACGGAGGCATCCTCGCCGCCCTCTTCGACCTCGCCATCGGCACCAGCGGCGCCCTGGTGGACCCCACCCGGCGCTGCGCCACCGTCCAGCTCTCCATGAGCTTCGAGCGCCCCGTCACGGGTGATCGCCTCCGAGTGGAGGCCGAGGTCGACAGCCAGGGGCTCACCCTGCTCTTCGCCAGCGCCCGCGTCTATGACGCCCAGGACCGCGTCTGCGGGCGCTGCCAGGGTGTCGTCCGACTCTCCAATCTCCCCTGGGCCTCGGGGGAAAGCCCCGCCACGAACTGA
- a CDS encoding RNA polymerase sigma factor, whose translation MSAAVQGLRMTTLRLSRDTEEPQEAARGSDEDALARRALTGDRAAWDALVARHHRRVVVSLLARGVRVDRAHELAQETWARLIQQQQRGLLTELRLPNLALTQAAFLAADDARRSRRESISGAVEELPERQHPVDPSVSAERRLLSEEQLSRAHAALAQVSPSARSVFLLACDGQELPHAEVAARVGLSVQRVRQILCEVRKKLRTALEEETHA comes from the coding sequence ATGAGTGCAGCCGTGCAGGGCCTGCGGATGACGACGCTTCGACTGTCCAGGGATACCGAGGAGCCGCAAGAGGCGGCGCGGGGGTCTGACGAAGACGCCCTGGCGCGCAGGGCTCTGACCGGCGACAGGGCGGCGTGGGACGCACTGGTCGCGCGCCACCACCGCCGCGTCGTGGTATCGCTCCTGGCCCGAGGCGTCCGGGTGGACCGGGCGCACGAGCTGGCCCAGGAGACGTGGGCGCGGCTCATCCAACAACAGCAGCGTGGACTGCTGACGGAGCTGCGCCTGCCCAACCTCGCCCTCACCCAAGCGGCCTTCCTGGCCGCGGATGACGCCCGCCGTTCCCGGCGCGAGTCCATCTCCGGTGCGGTGGAGGAGTTGCCCGAGCGCCAGCATCCGGTGGACCCGTCCGTGTCCGCCGAGCGTCGTCTTCTTTCCGAAGAGCAGTTGTCCCGCGCCCACGCCGCGCTCGCCCAGGTGTCGCCGAGCGCGCGGAGCGTGTTTCTCCTGGCCTGTGACGGCCAGGAGCTACCCCATGCCGAAGTCGCCGCGCGTGTCGGACTGTCTGTCCAGCGTGTGCGGCAGATCCTGTGCGAGGTCCGGAAGAAGCTGCGGACCGCGCTCGAGGAGGAGACCCATGCTTAA
- a CDS encoding AraC family transcriptional regulator, which produces MDFRKKLAALLLALAAPVASAQPSGGAPKLPVGWYVTESAPKRYEAGVDVASPCEGSRSAYLRSLTADEAGYGTFMQAFGAQDYRGKRLRFSAAMRVKDVDGWAGLWMRVEGPDPKQPLAFDNMQSRALVGSRGCKRHEVVLDVPKEATTIMAGLIMSGTGQAWLDGVRFEVVDTSVPVTDLLASRPLVASAGPSGLDEATTVAKNTQVPLGRVGDVWFNHGRVASDKPYTRRNDGVWVSILSEEVYEHGIEVTGSFGQRKVELKLKAGGARTLIEGTWDGEPVAITITPADLTMKWGRLTRELRRERTSAVDSTCNRYQRTEGPRIVDQLDLCGAALGTRPPAAQLILGLLANGFRPNVPPGNFPIPQPPVLSREALDTQRAATPKD; this is translated from the coding sequence ATGGACTTCCGGAAGAAACTCGCCGCCTTGCTGCTCGCCCTGGCCGCCCCGGTGGCCTCGGCGCAGCCGTCGGGCGGCGCCCCGAAGCTGCCGGTGGGCTGGTACGTCACGGAGAGCGCGCCCAAGCGCTACGAGGCGGGTGTGGACGTCGCCTCGCCTTGCGAGGGCAGCCGCAGCGCCTACCTTCGCTCGCTGACGGCGGACGAAGCCGGCTATGGCACCTTCATGCAGGCCTTTGGCGCGCAGGACTACCGCGGCAAGCGCCTGCGCTTCTCCGCCGCCATGCGCGTCAAGGACGTGGATGGCTGGGCGGGACTGTGGATGCGGGTGGAAGGCCCGGACCCGAAGCAGCCGCTCGCCTTCGACAACATGCAGTCGCGCGCGCTCGTCGGTTCGCGCGGGTGCAAGCGTCACGAAGTCGTACTGGACGTCCCCAAGGAGGCCACCACCATCATGGCGGGCCTCATCATGAGCGGCACGGGCCAGGCGTGGTTGGACGGCGTGCGCTTCGAGGTGGTGGACACCTCCGTCCCGGTGACGGACCTGCTCGCCTCGCGCCCCCTCGTCGCCTCCGCGGGCCCCTCGGGACTGGATGAAGCGACGACGGTGGCCAAGAACACCCAGGTGCCCCTGGGCCGCGTGGGCGACGTCTGGTTCAACCACGGGCGCGTCGCGTCCGACAAGCCGTACACCCGGCGCAACGACGGCGTCTGGGTGAGCATCCTCTCCGAAGAGGTGTACGAGCACGGCATCGAGGTGACGGGCTCCTTTGGCCAGCGCAAGGTCGAGCTGAAGCTCAAGGCCGGCGGCGCGCGCACGCTCATCGAGGGAACCTGGGACGGGGAACCCGTCGCCATCACCATCACCCCCGCGGACCTCACGATGAAGTGGGGACGGCTGACGCGCGAGCTGCGGCGGGAACGGACCTCCGCGGTGGACAGCACCTGCAACCGGTATCAGCGCACCGAGGGGCCGCGCATCGTGGACCAGCTCGACCTCTGCGGCGCCGCGCTGGGAACCCGGCCTCCGGCGGCGCAGCTCATCCTGGGTCTCCTGGCCAACGGCTTCCGCCCCAACGTGCCTCCGGGCAACTTCCCCATTCCCCAGCCGCCTGTGCTCAGCCGCGAGGCGCTCGACACCCAGCGCGCGGCCACGCCCAAGGACTAG
- a CDS encoding zf-HC2 domain-containing protein translates to MNIDAMSRYAARRSQLTDATTAPGAVLEAAGDLLRRATRLGTDGVEAALRGLGRTAIETWLQAQKPQTLQPVLLRAAEEAMEVVLDGGEEAEVWRASALDGLAARDRAASAAVGLAAWEGIHGPLQGDAARGRDAFLAALGSLDSLLRPRARWFIPLNPQRRQELELLEPAEQEKAWWFSSRAGCDDLVATWMSGPQASSPHFQGCVECRADIADAAPVDAPPRRHLSQDDLWRFDMGLMTAEERERVDAHVARCGACAQAVLALGEGDDAIDEALEMEEGDAAMTPAARSSRASVSQRPSAARHPETREVLDERRDFRVVLVRERQRVRLLVQPLSGRTVTAAVFLSPGRPSLKPSSGPEGLAFDLSSASATGARSAHLTVQAGTETLERDFAF, encoded by the coding sequence ATGAACATCGATGCCATGTCTCGCTACGCCGCCCGTCGCTCCCAGCTCACCGATGCGACAACCGCTCCAGGTGCTGTCCTCGAAGCAGCGGGGGACTTGTTGAGGCGGGCGACCCGACTGGGGACCGACGGTGTGGAGGCGGCCCTCCGGGGCCTCGGTCGGACGGCAATCGAGACATGGCTTCAAGCGCAGAAACCCCAAACCCTCCAGCCCGTGCTGTTGAGAGCGGCGGAAGAGGCGATGGAAGTGGTGCTGGACGGCGGGGAGGAGGCCGAGGTGTGGCGAGCCTCCGCGCTGGACGGACTTGCCGCCCGGGACCGCGCCGCCTCCGCCGCGGTGGGCCTGGCGGCGTGGGAAGGTATTCACGGTCCCCTCCAGGGGGATGCGGCACGCGGTCGTGATGCATTTCTGGCCGCGCTCGGAAGTCTGGATTCGTTGCTTCGCCCACGTGCGCGCTGGTTCATTCCGCTCAATCCGCAGCGGCGGCAGGAGCTGGAGCTCCTCGAGCCCGCGGAGCAGGAGAAGGCCTGGTGGTTCTCGTCCCGGGCCGGTTGTGACGACCTGGTGGCCACGTGGATGAGTGGACCGCAGGCTTCCTCTCCCCACTTTCAGGGTTGTGTCGAGTGCCGGGCGGACATCGCGGATGCCGCGCCCGTGGACGCTCCACCCCGCCGCCACCTCTCCCAGGATGACTTGTGGCGCTTCGACATGGGCTTGATGACCGCCGAGGAGCGCGAGCGCGTGGACGCGCATGTGGCGCGCTGTGGCGCGTGCGCCCAGGCGGTGCTGGCCTTGGGCGAAGGTGATGACGCGATTGATGAGGCCCTGGAGATGGAGGAGGGGGATGCGGCCATGACGCCTGCCGCGCGCTCCTCGCGAGCCTCGGTGTCGCAGCGCCCGTCCGCGGCGCGCCACCCGGAGACGCGCGAGGTGTTGGATGAGCGCAGGGACTTTCGTGTCGTGCTCGTTCGCGAGCGTCAGCGCGTTCGCTTGTTGGTGCAGCCCCTCTCTGGCCGGACGGTGACGGCCGCGGTGTTCCTCAGTCCAGGCCGGCCTTCGCTCAAGCCCTCGTCGGGCCCGGAGGGACTGGCTTTCGACCTCTCGTCCGCGTCCGCCACGGGCGCGCGCTCCGCCCACCTCACGGTGCAGGCTGGAACCGAGACGCTGGAGCGCGACTTCGCTTTCTGA
- a CDS encoding RNA polymerase sigma factor has protein sequence MYEQLSDDELFAEVVRRRATGEPIGGPLGTLVQRWGRPARYVISKIQASYGRGSPADADELYQDAVGKFIDRGLDQFRGVSQQMPGRSASPKTFFLRIVKHVAIDFYRRHREELAAPPSDPDDAMEEPPSERARAVELGRRTEERADAQELYWAAFARLQQEHPKEASAWELYHHEDVEDHEECARRLNITVVNSYKRVSRAQAYLKLYLLDLQRESPRGEEA, from the coding sequence GTGTACGAGCAGCTCTCGGATGACGAATTGTTCGCGGAGGTGGTTCGCCGCCGCGCCACGGGTGAGCCCATTGGAGGCCCACTCGGTACGTTGGTTCAGCGATGGGGCCGGCCTGCCCGGTACGTCATCAGCAAGATTCAAGCGAGCTACGGCCGCGGCTCTCCCGCGGACGCGGACGAGCTCTATCAAGACGCGGTCGGCAAGTTCATCGACCGTGGGTTGGATCAGTTCCGTGGCGTCTCCCAGCAGATGCCGGGCCGGAGCGCGTCTCCCAAGACGTTCTTCCTGCGCATCGTCAAGCACGTGGCCATCGACTTCTACCGGCGGCACCGCGAGGAGCTCGCGGCGCCTCCGTCGGACCCTGATGACGCCATGGAAGAGCCGCCTTCCGAGCGGGCTCGCGCGGTGGAGCTGGGCCGAAGGACCGAGGAGCGGGCGGACGCCCAGGAGCTGTACTGGGCCGCGTTCGCACGACTCCAGCAGGAGCACCCCAAGGAAGCCTCGGCATGGGAGCTGTATCACCACGAGGACGTAGAGGACCACGAGGAATGCGCCCGTCGCCTGAACATCACCGTGGTCAACTCGTACAAGCGCGTCAGCCGTGCCCAGGCCTACTTGAAGCTCTACCTGCTGGATCTCCAGCGCGAGTCACCACGCGGGGAGGAAGCGTGA